Part of the Bacteroidota bacterium genome, TCCGTATTTTGCGCGGACAGTTGCCGAATGCTGCATCGGTTGGGCTCATACAGGAACGCATGCTCGATAAAAATTCAAATGCATCGCGGCTCATCGATAAATTACTGGCCAAAAAACTCATTGACAGAAAAGCGTGCGAAGAAGACCGGCGCCAGATGGATGTGCGCATCACGCAAAAAGGACTTGATCTGCTCGATGAATTGCAACCATTGATGAACGAATGGAATAATTTACTGACCACACTTTCATCCGAAGAAGTGAAACTGCTCGGAGAATTATTGGATAAGTTGCGAGGGTGATGAGTTATGAGTTATAAGTAAAGGAGATTTGTGGAATAAAAAGTAATCTTCAATATTCTGATACCTGTAATTCAAAACCCATAACTCATTACTCACAACCTTGTGTAAATAGAAACGCTTTCCATCATCTAAAAAAGAATTTCCAAGTGAAAACAATATTTCATCCTTCATCAGAACGAGGCCATGCCGATCATGGCTGGCTCAACGCGTATCACTCTTTCAGTTTTGCTTCGTGGTATGATCCTGCGAAAATGCATTTCGGATTGTTGCGCGTTCTCAATGACGATACAGTTGCACCCGGAATGGGTTTTGGAAAACACCCGCATGATAATATGGAGATCGTGACCATTCCAATGGAAGGCGCGCTTGCACACCAGGACAGCACGGGAGGAAACGGGATCATCCGTAAAGGAGAAGTGCAGATCATGTCGGCAGGCAAAGGAGTTTTTCATTCGGAATTCAATGCGTCGAAAACAGAACCGGTAAAACTTTTTCAAACCTGGGTTTTCCCGAAAGAAAAAAATATTGCACCGAGGTATGATCAGCGGATGTTCAGTGAAGAAATGCGCACGGATAAATTTTGCCTGGTTGTTTCTCCGGTGAAAGAAGATGCGGTTCTCTGGATCAATCAGGATGCATGGTATTCGCTCGGACATTTCACGAAAAAAAATTCAACCGAATATTCCATTCACAAATCAGGAAACGGAGTTTATGTTTTTGTCATCGAAGGAAATATTTCCATTGGTGAAATGAACGCCGGAAGAAGAGATGCGATCGGCGTATGGGAAACAGAAAAATTTACATTGAGCGCGGAGAAAGGAACGGAGTTAATGTTGATAGAAGTACCTATGAAATAGGGGACTGATTATCTGTAATTCGTACCCATATCGTACATTTGCTGCCCGGTACAATTTTCAATTTAACGATAACCGAATCAACCCATGAAAGCCAGGTATTTTTTTATTCTCCTTTTCTCACTCGCCTTTTTTCAGCGTTCCATTGCGCAGGACAAAGCAGTTTCCGATCCGAAGATTGCCGAGGAGAAATTCAAAAACAAAAATTACGATGAAGCATTGCAGGATTATCTCGACCTGCTTGATGATGATTCGAAGAACGAGGAATACAATTACCGCATCGGTGTGTGCTATCTCAATACGTACATCAATAAAGCGAAAGCCATTCCTTACCTCGAAGTGGTGACACGACTGCCGAAGTATGATCCTAACGCGATGTACCTGCTCGGGCGCGCATATCATTTCGCTTATCGTTTTGATGATGCACTGAAATGTTATAACGATTTCAAAAAAAACGGAAAAGGAACAGAAGAAAATCTGGCCGATGCAGATCGTGAAATTCAGAATTGTTACAATGCAAAAGAGCTGATGAAGTACCCGCTGAATATCTCTTTCGAAAATCTCGGCAGCAGTGTGAATTCAGAGTACGCCGAATATTATCCGTTTGTTCCTTCCGATGAG contains:
- a CDS encoding pirin family protein; protein product: MKTIFHPSSERGHADHGWLNAYHSFSFASWYDPAKMHFGLLRVLNDDTVAPGMGFGKHPHDNMEIVTIPMEGALAHQDSTGGNGIIRKGEVQIMSAGKGVFHSEFNASKTEPVKLFQTWVFPKEKNIAPRYDQRMFSEEMRTDKFCLVVSPVKEDAVLWINQDAWYSLGHFTKKNSTEYSIHKSGNGVYVFVIEGNISIGEMNAGRRDAIGVWETEKFTLSAEKGTELMLIEVPMK
- a CDS encoding MarR family transcriptional regulator, yielding MKLEDEIKQKNFASVYHRTAVNIIFTASWMQSRYTRELKKFGITTQQFNVLRILRGQLPNAASVGLIQERMLDKNSNASRLIDKLLAKKLIDRKACEEDRRQMDVRITQKGLDLLDELQPLMNEWNNLLTTLSSEEVKLLGELLDKLRG